In one window of uncultured Draconibacterium sp. DNA:
- a CDS encoding glycoside hydrolase family 130 protein, producing MQVAINRKDIKFMPDSSRVIARFLYTGDERALNTIRSVLGITEVSALEALNPILRDYSMRHRNISKIFEKHFNKISHLLKQLKIDSDTLSVFQKILIGSYFTMEYSIESAAFFNPSIMEHPDQSETGTEEKRVILSFRATGEGHISSIVFRTGVLDKNNNLSIEPVGKMLEEAKHIRRYVYEKDAFKSKLNEMKDFHAIIPPGLILDKLNDTFTYGELRDCIKEGRKSLHLAADKEILFNQIIWLASSHYELDFSLDTNISERVIFPVSTNEKNGIEDARFVKFADDDGKMNYYATYTAYDGTTILPKMLDTRDFYHFRVLPLHGEIAQNKGMALFPRKVNGKYAMLCRLDGFNNYIAFSDNISIWREAKLLQQPKFPWEFIQIGNGGSPIETPEGWLVITHGVGPMREYVLGASLFDLQNPEKEIGRLKSPLLIPNTEEREGYVPNVVYSCGSMINNDELIIPYAMSDYASTYATVNLRELLNELKNSK from the coding sequence ATGCAGGTAGCCATAAACAGAAAGGACATAAAATTTATGCCTGATTCATCGAGGGTAATTGCACGGTTTCTATACACCGGCGATGAACGGGCGCTAAATACCATTCGATCGGTACTTGGCATAACAGAAGTATCAGCATTAGAGGCGCTAAATCCCATTCTAAGGGACTACTCCATGCGTCATAGAAATATCTCTAAAATATTTGAAAAACACTTTAACAAAATTTCTCATCTGTTAAAACAGTTGAAAATTGATTCTGACACTCTCAGCGTATTTCAAAAAATACTGATTGGCTCCTACTTTACCATGGAATATTCAATTGAATCGGCAGCCTTTTTTAATCCGTCGATTATGGAGCATCCCGATCAGTCGGAGACGGGCACGGAAGAAAAAAGGGTTATTCTAAGTTTCAGGGCGACCGGAGAAGGACATATTTCTTCTATTGTTTTCAGAACAGGAGTCCTGGATAAAAACAACAATCTTTCGATTGAACCGGTGGGCAAAATGCTGGAAGAAGCAAAGCATATCAGGAGGTATGTATATGAAAAAGATGCCTTCAAAAGCAAACTGAACGAGATGAAGGATTTTCACGCCATTATTCCTCCTGGTCTAATTCTGGATAAGTTGAACGATACATTTACGTATGGAGAACTGCGCGATTGTATAAAAGAAGGTAGAAAATCATTGCATCTTGCAGCAGATAAAGAAATTCTGTTTAACCAGATTATCTGGCTGGCCTCGTCACATTACGAACTTGATTTCTCATTAGATACCAACATTTCGGAACGGGTAATTTTTCCGGTTTCGACAAATGAAAAAAATGGAATTGAAGATGCACGTTTCGTAAAATTTGCTGATGATGACGGCAAAATGAATTATTATGCCACCTACACCGCATACGACGGCACCACCATTTTACCTAAAATGCTTGACACAAGAGATTTTTACCATTTCAGGGTGTTGCCTCTTCATGGCGAGATTGCCCAAAACAAAGGAATGGCACTTTTCCCGCGCAAAGTGAACGGTAAATATGCCATGCTGTGCCGTTTGGATGGTTTCAACAATTACATCGCTTTTTCTGATAATATTTCAATTTGGCGCGAAGCAAAATTGTTGCAGCAGCCAAAATTTCCGTGGGAATTTATTCAAATCGGAAATGGAGGCTCTCCTATTGAAACACCGGAAGGTTGGCTGGTAATTACACACGGAGTAGGACCGATGCGCGAATATGTTCTCGGTGCATCGCTGTTCGATCTTCAAAATCCGGAAAAAGAGATTGGCCGGTTGAAATCGCCACTGCTAATACCTAATACCGAAGAGAGAGAAGGATACGTGCCCAATGTAGTTTATTCCTGCGGATCGATGATCAATAATGATGAGTTGATAATTCCATACGCCATGTCGGATTATGCATCTACTTATGCCACCGTTAACCTTAGAGAACTTTTGAATGAGTTGAAGAATTCGAAATAA
- a CDS encoding PAS domain-containing sensor histidine kinase, producing MANSTTNQNSGKRKSTPSAKEALITSEIRYRRLFESAKDGILILDAETGMIVDVNPFLIELLGYSKESFIEKTIWEIGFLKDIIDNKEKFLELQQKKYVRYEDLPLETADGRRIHVEFVSNVYLSDSQKVIQCNIRDITERKLSEATIINGKNMLRTLIDNLPAMIYIKDIECRKVIANITDIKNIGYQNEEEILGKTDIELFPGDIGQRGYADDQKVINLGIAINNRVEDFYNSEGKRSWISTTKIPLRNNEGEITGLVGIGYDITESKKIEEELTYAKEKAEESDRLKSAFLANMSHEIRTPMNGILGFTNLLQDPELTGEEQQEYIGIIQKSGDRMLNTVNDIINISKIEAGQTTVFVSEFNIDEQLKTIYSFFKPETDKKGIQFILKNSLTEQDDVIESDKEKLDSILTNLVKNAIKFCDKGKIEFGCFKKERGLQFYVKDSGIGIPLNRQQAIFERFIQADIDDKNALQGSGLGLAIAKAYTKMLGGKIWVESAEGQGSTFFFNIAYKSNKVHR from the coding sequence ATGGCTAATTCAACTACCAATCAAAACTCAGGAAAAAGAAAATCAACACCTTCTGCAAAGGAAGCTTTAATTACCTCTGAAATTCGTTACCGCCGCTTATTTGAATCGGCAAAAGACGGAATTTTAATTCTTGATGCCGAAACGGGGATGATTGTTGACGTGAATCCGTTTTTAATAGAGTTACTGGGTTATTCGAAAGAAAGTTTTATTGAAAAAACAATATGGGAAATAGGGTTCTTAAAGGATATTATTGACAATAAAGAAAAATTTCTGGAATTACAGCAAAAGAAATATGTCCGTTATGAAGATTTACCTCTGGAAACAGCAGACGGGCGAAGAATTCATGTAGAATTTGTGAGCAATGTATACTTATCAGACAGTCAAAAGGTTATCCAATGCAATATACGCGATATAACAGAGCGCAAGCTATCAGAAGCGACAATTATCAATGGAAAAAATATGCTGCGTACATTGATAGATAACCTTCCCGCAATGATTTATATTAAAGATATTGAGTGCAGGAAAGTTATTGCCAATATAACTGATATCAAAAATATTGGATATCAAAACGAAGAAGAGATCCTTGGAAAAACAGACATTGAACTTTTCCCGGGGGACATTGGCCAACGAGGTTATGCCGATGATCAAAAGGTAATTAACTTAGGAATAGCAATCAATAACAGGGTTGAAGATTTTTACAATAGCGAAGGGAAAAGAAGTTGGATATCCACTACTAAAATACCTTTAAGAAATAACGAAGGTGAAATTACCGGACTTGTTGGGATCGGCTATGATATTACTGAAAGTAAAAAGATTGAGGAAGAATTGACTTATGCCAAAGAAAAGGCAGAAGAAAGCGACCGTCTGAAATCAGCTTTTTTGGCCAATATGAGCCATGAAATCCGCACACCAATGAATGGTATTCTTGGGTTTACAAATCTTTTGCAAGACCCTGAGTTAACCGGCGAAGAACAGCAAGAATATATTGGAATTATTCAAAAAAGTGGCGATCGAATGTTAAATACGGTGAATGATATTATCAATATCTCCAAAATTGAAGCCGGGCAAACGACAGTTTTTGTTTCTGAATTTAATATTGACGAACAACTCAAAACTATTTATTCCTTTTTTAAACCGGAAACCGATAAAAAAGGCATCCAATTTATTTTAAAAAATTCATTGACAGAACAGGACGATGTGATTGAATCTGACAAGGAGAAACTAGATTCAATTCTCACAAATCTGGTTAAAAATGCTATTAAATTTTGTGATAAGGGCAAAATTGAATTTGGCTGTTTTAAAAAAGAAAGAGGACTGCAATTTTATGTTAAGGATTCAGGCATTGGTATACCCCTCAACAGACAGCAAGCCATTTTCGAACGTTTTATTCAGGCCGATATTGATGATAAGAATGCACTGCAAGGATCGGGGTTGGGTTTAGCAATTGCAAAAGCATATACAAAAATGCTGGGTGGAAAAATTTGGGTTGAAAGCGCAGAAGGCCAGGGGTCGACTTTCTTTTTTAATATTGCTTACAAATCTAATAAAGTGCACAGGTAA
- a CDS encoding SPFH domain-containing protein — translation MNYLYLIFPIVIFLLLGIRIVRPTHRGLIERLGKYKKLADPGFHWIIPAVDRLFMVNITEQMVDAEPQEIITNDNLNASVDAQVYFRVKADEESIKGSTYDVDNYQWQIVNLARTTLRNIIGTLTLKSANSERGKINTELHETLHKETKNWGIEIIRTELKQIDPPSDVQETMNKVVKAENEKIAAIDSATAAETVADGVKRAKIKEAEGYRQSKILHAQGEAEAIKLVNEAADKYFIGNAQLLRKLEALEASLGNNAKIVVPTGSDLVNVIGEMAGIVPVERRQK, via the coding sequence ATGAATTATTTGTATTTAATTTTTCCGATAGTAATTTTTTTGCTCTTAGGCATTAGAATTGTCAGACCAACACACCGCGGACTTATTGAGCGTTTGGGGAAATATAAAAAACTCGCTGATCCCGGATTTCACTGGATTATACCGGCTGTCGATCGCCTTTTTATGGTCAACATTACCGAACAAATGGTGGATGCCGAACCTCAGGAAATTATTACCAACGATAACCTGAACGCAAGTGTAGATGCCCAGGTATATTTTCGTGTAAAAGCGGATGAGGAAAGTATAAAAGGTTCAACCTATGATGTTGACAACTACCAATGGCAGATTGTAAACCTGGCGCGTACAACGCTTCGTAATATTATAGGTACACTCACCTTAAAATCGGCGAATAGCGAACGTGGCAAAATAAACACCGAATTGCATGAAACCCTGCACAAAGAAACCAAAAACTGGGGAATTGAAATTATACGTACTGAATTAAAACAGATTGATCCCCCTTCGGATGTGCAGGAAACCATGAATAAAGTGGTGAAAGCCGAAAACGAAAAAATTGCAGCCATTGATTCTGCAACAGCTGCCGAAACGGTTGCTGACGGAGTAAAACGCGCCAAAATAAAAGAAGCAGAAGGCTACAGACAATCGAAAATATTGCATGCACAGGGAGAAGCAGAAGCTATAAAACTGGTTAACGAAGCTGCCGATAAATATTTTATTGGTAATGCTCAGCTTTTGCGAAAACTGGAAGCCCTGGAAGCATCGCTGGGTAACAACGCAAAAATTGTGGTACCAACCGGTTCCGATTTAGTAAATGTTATCGGGGAAATGGCCGGGATAGTGCCTGTAGAAAGAAGACAGAAATAA